A single region of the Fusobacterium varium genome encodes:
- a CDS encoding SIS domain-containing protein yields the protein MLKFNEKEYRTSADLIREARPIAEKVADEVSKQGYKNIFFTAVGGSLAPMLAMGEMAKQVTEKPVFVEQAAELLNRGHKSLSKDSIVITLSKSGDTKETVAIAKHCKENGIRVICCTKNPESPLAKNSDYTIPMRHENGVEYEYMLLFWLFFRLMKNNGDFDDYDEFADQLMTLPENLLEAKYKFDPIAKEAGKKYYNEPYMIWVGGGEVWGETYLFSMCLLEEMQWIRTKSVTSAEFFHGTLEIVEKDVCVFLVKGAGKTRVLDERAEKFLRNYTDKLTVIDTQDFELKGIDEKYRWIIAPTIASTVLVDRMAFHFEDNTKHSLDIRRYYRQFDY from the coding sequence ATGTTAAAATTTAATGAAAAGGAATATAGAACAAGTGCTGATCTAATAAGAGAGGCTCGTCCAATAGCTGAAAAAGTAGCAGATGAAGTATCAAAACAAGGATATAAAAATATATTTTTTACAGCTGTAGGTGGAAGTTTAGCTCCAATGTTAGCTATGGGAGAAATGGCAAAACAAGTAACTGAAAAGCCTGTATTTGTAGAGCAAGCAGCTGAATTATTAAATAGAGGGCATAAATCATTATCAAAAGATTCAATAGTAATTACACTATCAAAATCTGGAGATACAAAAGAAACAGTAGCAATAGCAAAACATTGTAAAGAAAATGGAATAAGAGTTATTTGTTGTACTAAAAATCCAGAATCTCCACTAGCTAAAAACTCTGATTATACAATTCCTATGAGACATGAAAATGGAGTAGAATATGAATACATGTTATTATTCTGGTTATTCTTTAGATTGATGAAAAACAATGGAGATTTTGATGATTATGATGAATTTGCAGATCAATTAATGACACTACCAGAAAATCTATTAGAAGCAAAATATAAATTTGATCCAATTGCAAAAGAAGCAGGTAAAAAATACTACAATGAACCATATATGATTTGGGTAGGTGGAGGAGAAGTTTGGGGAGAAACTTACCTATTCTCAATGTGTCTATTAGAAGAGATGCAATGGATTAGAACTAAGTCAGTAACAAGTGCTGAATTTTTCCATGGAACTCTTGAGATTGTAGAAAAAGATGTTTGTGTATTCTTAGTAAAAGGTGCTGGAAAAACTCGTGTGTTAGATGAAAGAGCAGAGAAATTCTTAAGAAATTATACAGATAAATTAACAGTAATTGATACACAAGACTTTGAATTAAAAGGTATTGATGAAAAATATCGTTGGATAATTGCACCAACAATTGCATCTACTGTGTTAGTTGATCGTATGGCTTTCCATTTTGAAGATAATACAAAACATAGCTTAGATATCAGAAGATATTACAGACAATTTGATTATTAA